The window CCCTGGCCGATCAGCTCATCGTTCGGGTTGTGGCGTTTGCCCGACATCCCATCGGCCACCACGGCGCAGAGCAGGGATTCCAGGGCGGCCAGCATGGCGATGGCGAAGGCCGGACCGATCAACTCCTGGATCAGGCGGAAAGAAAGACCAACCGGCCCAGGATCCACACCACCACCGGGGAGTGCCCAGGGCAGCACCAGTTGGGGGAGCACCGAAGGTATTCCGCTGCCCTGAACGCCATTAACCTCAAAGTGAAAGCGTGAACCAATGGTGGCGACTTCGAATCCTGGCACGTAGTGGGTGGCGGCCCAGGCGCCGATGGAGCCCGCAAGAATTCCCGCCAGATGGAAGGGGAATCGGGACTTCATCCGCGCCCACAAGAGGATGACGGCGAGGGTAAATGAGCCTACGAGCGCCTCCTCCCAGCGCATCGTCGGCAGGGCATTGAAAAGGATCGCCACTTTTTCGATGTAGTCTTCGCCGGGCGCGGCCACTTCCAGGCCGAGAAAATCTTTCATCTGGAGCGTGGCGATGACTACGCCGATGCCCGAAGTGAAGCCTACGGTGACAGGATAGGGCACAATCTGAATCAGGGCGCCCAGGCGGAGGAAACCCATCCCCACGAGAATGCACCCGGCCATGAAGCCGCTCAGGAGGAGGCCGCCCATCCCATGTTCGTGAACGATGGGGAGGAGGATGACGACAAATGCGGCGGTTGGGCCGGAAATGTTGACTTTGGAACCGCCGCTGAGGGCGATGACGATGCCCGCCACGATGGCCGTGTAGAGGCCGTGCTGCGGCGGGGTTCCACTGGCAATGGCCAGTCCCATGGAAAGGGGCAGGGCAACAACGCCGACCGTGAGGCCGGCAAAGATATTGGCTAGAATTTCGTTTCGGGAGGGCTTGCTCTTCCAGGAACGGGTGAGCGCGGAAAACATGGGGACAGGAACTCCGGAGGGCACAGATTCAATTGGGGGGTGGCGCTCAAACAGGAGGCTGGGCGCGAAGAAACTATGGAGAGCATACCCGAGGGTGGGGGTAAATTGCTAACGATGGGCAGACCAGGGGCGAAAATATCGGCGCCTGGGAGGGAAAGGGCGGGCTCCAGATAGCACCGAGCCGCCGCCGATTCCGTTCCGCGGGCCGCCACTATTCAAACTCGACACCGTACAATTCCGCCTGGTACATCTGGAAGCGAAGCGTGACGGGCTTCTCCAAATCCCGCACGGTTTCGGCACTTTCCCCTTCCCACTTGAACGCGGTCCAGTGAGCGTCGCCCATGATGGGCTTACACTTTTCCAGGCTTCGATCCGCGTCGCCCACCACCTCCACCTTCACCCAGCCGGTGCGCCGGGTCGTGGCGTTGATTTTCAGCGTCTTGCCCTTTGGCATTACGGGGATCAGCGTGAATTCGGCCTCGTCCTGTGCTTCCAGCGCCACCATGCGGCCCTTGGGCCAGATGGCATAGCCCACGCCGCCCACGCGCTTTCCGCGGGGGTACTTGTGGGGGACGTTGTGGGCCAGGTAGAGCAGTGCCCAGTCGCCATTGCCCAGTTCCAGCAGATTGGGTTGGGCCCAGATGCACCCGCCATTCCAATTCCCAAAAGG is drawn from Candidatus Hydrogenedentota bacterium and contains these coding sequences:
- the dauA gene encoding C4-dicarboxylic acid transporter DauA — protein: MFSALTRSWKSKPSRNEILANIFAGLTVGVVALPLSMGLAIASGTPPQHGLYTAIVAGIVIALSGGSKVNISGPTAAFVVILLPIVHEHGMGGLLLSGFMAGCILVGMGFLRLGALIQIVPYPVTVGFTSGIGVVIATLQMKDFLGLEVAAPGEDYIEKVAILFNALPTMRWEEALVGSFTLAVILLWARMKSRFPFHLAGILAGSIGAWAATHYVPGFEVATIGSRFHFEVNGVQGSGIPSVLPQLVLPWALPGGGVDPGPVGLSFRLIQELIGPAFAIAMLAALESLLCAVVADGMSGKRHNPNDELIGQGLGNMIVPFFGGIPATAAIARTAANVRAGATMPLASVVHSIFILLSILVFAPLLAYVPMASIAALLLVVAWNMSEAKHFLRIVRVAPSRDIFTLLNCFFLTVLFDMQIAVAVGMGLAAVLFVRRSIEVTGVELIAHKSNDHPRSRDLPDSVLVYDIDGAMFFGSAQKALKALTDVQGDIRVVILEMSDVPMIDMTAMVAMESIIDNFRKQKIKLIINNLKPELIQVVAKVGIREEAGVLKFTQSMDDAVDRALLAVAA